One Kribbella sp. NBC_00662 genomic region harbors:
- a CDS encoding CGNR zinc finger domain-containing protein, translating into MRYRPELVGGHLALDLVNTVAWRLDPGRTVDRFAELANVELWMDAVGSSSDVVTPRLRDELVAARGIAYDVLSPLAVGDRPARAAIDALQGLIGGVVGSAAVEVSPFGWRADGPGDAVRLAVWRLFEDEDLGRLRQCADDGCGWLFLDRSKNGSRRWCSSADCGNRARARRHYERTRGTTV; encoded by the coding sequence GTGAGGTATCGGCCGGAGTTGGTCGGTGGGCACCTTGCGCTCGATCTGGTGAATACCGTGGCCTGGCGTCTCGATCCCGGGCGGACGGTTGATCGGTTCGCGGAGCTGGCGAACGTCGAGCTGTGGATGGACGCGGTCGGCTCGAGTTCGGATGTGGTGACGCCGCGGTTGCGTGACGAGCTGGTGGCGGCGCGGGGCATTGCGTACGACGTACTCTCGCCTCTCGCTGTCGGGGATCGGCCGGCTCGGGCTGCGATCGATGCGTTGCAGGGTCTGATCGGCGGTGTTGTCGGATCGGCTGCGGTCGAGGTGAGTCCGTTCGGGTGGCGGGCCGATGGTCCGGGGGACGCGGTTCGACTGGCGGTCTGGCGGTTGTTCGAGGACGAGGACCTGGGGCGGTTGCGGCAGTGCGCGGATGACGGTTGCGGCTGGCTGTTCCTTGACCGGAGCAAGAACGGCTCGCGCCGGTGGTGCAGTTCGGCCGACTGCGGGAACCGGGCCCGTGCCCGACGGCACTACGAGCGGACCCGGGGGACGACGGTATGA
- a CDS encoding PIG-L deacetylase family protein produces MARRFTLVAFHAHPDDEALLMGGTLARLAAEGHRVVLAVATDGEAGAAASSYRSAGRLAAHRRDELEQSAAALGCARVVRFGFKDSGWPTADDGFSTLAVEDAAAPLIELLRAERADALTIYDPAGGYGHPDHRQVHTAGTYAAARAGTPLVLEATIDRRLIRRLVRLVTAVPGVLPAVSAADYDHAYSPGTAITHRVDVRAYSASKRRSFEAHASQASSDDGARTLSLLLKLPRWLFRLVLGHEWYVEHGRTPGVPLDDVFASLR; encoded by the coding sequence ATGGCCCGGCGTTTCACCCTCGTGGCTTTTCACGCGCACCCCGACGACGAGGCTCTGCTGATGGGTGGCACGTTGGCGCGGCTGGCCGCCGAGGGGCATCGCGTCGTGCTCGCGGTCGCCACCGACGGAGAGGCCGGCGCGGCGGCTTCGTCGTACCGGAGTGCCGGGCGGCTCGCGGCGCACCGGCGGGACGAGTTGGAGCAATCGGCGGCGGCGCTGGGGTGTGCGCGGGTGGTGCGGTTCGGGTTCAAGGACTCGGGTTGGCCGACCGCGGATGACGGTTTCAGCACGCTGGCGGTCGAGGATGCGGCGGCGCCGCTGATCGAGCTGCTGCGGGCGGAACGGGCCGACGCGTTGACGATCTACGATCCCGCGGGTGGGTACGGACACCCGGACCATCGGCAGGTGCACACGGCCGGGACGTACGCCGCGGCCCGGGCCGGCACACCGTTGGTGCTTGAGGCAACAATCGACCGGCGCCTGATCCGCCGGCTGGTCCGGCTCGTGACGGCGGTCCCCGGCGTACTCCCGGCCGTCTCCGCGGCGGACTACGACCACGCCTACTCCCCCGGTACGGCGATCACGCACCGCGTCGACGTCCGCGCGTACTCCGCCTCGAAGCGCCGGTCCTTCGAGGCCCACGCCAGCCAGGCCAGCTCCGACGACGGTGCGCGCACACTGTCGTTGCTGCTCAAACTGCCGCGCTGGTTGTTCCGTCTTGTGCTCGGCCACGAGTGGTACGTCGAACACGGCCGCACGCCTGGGGTCCCGCTCGACGACGTGTTCGCCAGCCTCCGGTAG
- a CDS encoding glycosyltransferase family 4 protein, translating into MRIALVSDCYLPRLGGIELQVHDLAVQLIRAGHDVTVFTITDGPAGDVPVVRLPAMAGVPFPSAIDRLRSALATFDVVHCHSSLVSPLAWRVARLVNNALVTVHSLPSPSTPWPVERIARYVGTAQWTAVSEAVAAVLRNRLPSRHIGVLHNGIDPRLWLSGTCEQHPLTIVSTMRLTRRKRPMAFLRILEEIRAAVPSAIRLRAVIVGDGPQAGAVAAAARRVGPWVELAGRLTRFEIRQLYSSADVYLAPAELESFGVAALEARCAGLPVVAMASGGVGEFIRPGIEGYLVNSDAEMVRTVASLLTDDALRSRIQDLNRGTEPAMTWEHVLTQHLSAYRAQHALSTQYLASTWPDGPAPECGAIGLGRG; encoded by the coding sequence GTGAGGATCGCACTCGTCAGTGATTGCTACCTGCCACGGCTCGGCGGCATTGAGCTCCAGGTCCACGATCTCGCCGTACAGCTGATCCGGGCCGGGCACGACGTCACGGTCTTCACGATCACCGACGGGCCCGCGGGAGACGTGCCGGTCGTGCGGCTGCCCGCGATGGCCGGCGTACCGTTCCCGTCGGCGATCGATCGGCTGCGGTCGGCGCTGGCGACTTTCGACGTGGTGCACTGCCACTCATCGTTGGTGTCACCACTGGCCTGGCGGGTTGCGCGACTCGTGAACAACGCGCTCGTCACCGTGCATTCGTTGCCGAGCCCGTCGACGCCGTGGCCGGTCGAACGCATCGCCCGGTACGTCGGCACCGCGCAGTGGACCGCGGTCAGCGAAGCGGTTGCCGCCGTACTCCGGAACCGCCTGCCCTCCCGGCACATCGGCGTACTGCACAACGGGATCGATCCGCGGTTGTGGCTTTCGGGCACGTGTGAGCAGCATCCGCTGACGATCGTGAGCACGATGCGGCTGACGCGTCGTAAGCGTCCGATGGCGTTTCTCCGGATCCTCGAGGAGATCCGTGCGGCGGTTCCGTCCGCTATCCGGCTGCGCGCGGTCATCGTCGGGGACGGTCCCCAAGCAGGTGCAGTGGCTGCCGCGGCCCGGCGCGTCGGTCCTTGGGTCGAGCTGGCGGGGCGCCTGACGCGCTTCGAGATCCGGCAGCTCTACAGTTCCGCGGACGTCTACCTCGCGCCCGCGGAGCTGGAGTCGTTCGGTGTCGCGGCCCTCGAGGCACGCTGCGCCGGGCTGCCTGTCGTGGCGATGGCTTCCGGTGGGGTCGGCGAGTTCATCCGGCCGGGGATCGAGGGATATCTGGTGAACAGTGACGCGGAGATGGTGCGGACCGTCGCCTCGTTGCTGACCGACGATGCGCTGCGGTCGCGGATCCAGGACCTCAACCGTGGCACCGAGCCGGCCATGACCTGGGAACACGTTCTCACGCAGCATCTTTCGGCATACCGGGCTCAGCACGCTCTCAGTACGCAGTACCTAGCATCGACATGGCCCGATGGCCCCGCACCGGAGTGCGGGGCCATCGGGTTGGGGAGGGGTTAG
- a CDS encoding MFS transporter, whose translation MLADRIGRQKVVIAGYLALMLVYLLLFGPLGGWPLLVAVLALYGLFYASTDGVLIALAGPVLPSGVRTTGIALIQTGQALSYLVSSILFGLAWTTWGPTGAIRIAAAIAAVAVLVVALLLRGIPADAEQPA comes from the coding sequence GTGCTCGCCGACAGGATCGGCCGCCAGAAGGTGGTGATCGCCGGCTACCTCGCGTTGATGCTTGTCTATCTACTGCTGTTCGGACCACTCGGCGGTTGGCCACTTCTGGTCGCCGTGCTGGCTCTGTACGGCCTCTTCTACGCATCGACGGACGGCGTCCTGATCGCGCTGGCCGGACCGGTGCTGCCCAGCGGCGTCCGTACGACGGGGATCGCGCTGATCCAGACCGGACAGGCCTTGTCCTACCTCGTCTCCTCGATACTCTTCGGGCTCGCCTGGACGACCTGGGGCCCAACTGGCGCGATCCGGATCGCGGCTGCAATCGCCGCGGTCGCCGTACTCGTGGTTGCGTTGCTGTTGCGCGGGATCCCAGCCGACGCGGAGCAGCCGGCATGA
- a CDS encoding alkaline phosphatase family protein — translation MIRKRIAAAVVAAAAAIASAVVVNGHSAPAQAVASVPVFDHIVLVMFENHAYSQINGSSSAPTFNSLASQGAKFTQAYGVTHPSQPNYAAIFSGSTQGLTSDSCPHTYSGNNLGKQLIDAGKTFKGYSESMPSVGYTGCSSGQYQRKHNSWVNFSNVPSANNLRYSDFPGSADYASLPTVSFVTPNMCSDMHDCSVGTGDTWLKNNLTAYASWAKTHNSLLVITFDEDNGGSSNHIFTAFVGAHTQVGTFSNQINHYNVLSTIESAYGLTHLNSAAAITNVWN, via the coding sequence GTGATACGGAAACGCATCGCGGCCGCGGTCGTGGCGGCGGCAGCCGCCATCGCCTCGGCGGTGGTCGTCAACGGCCACTCGGCACCCGCGCAAGCGGTGGCCAGCGTGCCGGTCTTCGACCACATCGTGCTGGTGATGTTCGAGAACCACGCGTACTCGCAGATCAACGGGAGCTCGAGCGCTCCGACGTTCAACAGCCTGGCAAGCCAGGGCGCGAAGTTCACCCAGGCGTACGGCGTCACCCACCCCAGTCAACCCAACTACGCGGCGATCTTCTCCGGATCGACGCAAGGCCTGACCAGCGACAGCTGCCCGCACACCTACAGCGGCAACAACCTGGGCAAGCAGCTGATCGACGCCGGTAAGACCTTCAAGGGCTACTCCGAGAGCATGCCGTCGGTCGGCTACACCGGCTGCTCGAGCGGCCAGTACCAGCGCAAGCACAACAGCTGGGTCAACTTCAGCAACGTGCCGTCGGCGAACAACCTGCGGTACTCCGACTTCCCGGGCTCGGCCGACTACGCGAGCCTGCCGACCGTGTCGTTCGTGACGCCGAACATGTGCAGCGACATGCACGACTGCTCGGTCGGCACGGGTGACACCTGGCTGAAGAACAACCTGACGGCGTACGCGTCGTGGGCGAAGACCCACAACAGCCTGCTCGTGATCACCTTCGACGAGGACAACGGCGGCTCGTCGAACCACATCTTCACCGCGTTCGTCGGCGCGCACACGCAGGTCGGCACCTTCTCCAACCAGATCAACCACTACAACGTCCTGAGCACCATCGAGAGCGCCTACGGGCTGACGCACCTGAACTCGGCCGCAGCGATCACCAACGTGTGGAACTAG
- a CDS encoding NAD(P)/FAD-dependent oxidoreductase has protein sequence MGAGFAGFHAARRLRKLAKDRAEIVLVNPTDYFLYVPLLPEVATGIIEPRRVTVSLAETLPGVRLVLGEVDGLDLDARTVRYAEPTGARGELSYDRLVIAAGSVNKLLPVPGITEHAHGFRGIPEAIFLRDHLTEQLELADATDDQQSRDALCTFVVVGAGYTGTEVAAHAVLYTELLRKRHPRLRDQRIRWMLLDVADRVLPELDERLSRTADKVLRERGVDVRMGVSIEEALEDGVRLTDKSFVPTQSLIWCVGVRPDPVVDGLGLKTDKGRLVVDEYLQVPGRPEVFACGDAAAVPDLTRPGEVTPMTAQHAQRQGKQAADNIAASFGTGIPRPYRHEDLGFVVDLGGTQAAANPLHVPLAGLPAKVVTRGYHLLSMPGNRVRTAADWFFDAVLPRQTTQLGVIPADEVPLETASPEQTRT, from the coding sequence GTGGGTGCTGGGTTCGCGGGGTTTCATGCTGCGCGCCGGCTGCGGAAGCTTGCCAAGGACCGTGCCGAGATCGTCCTGGTGAATCCGACCGACTACTTCCTCTACGTGCCGCTGCTGCCGGAAGTTGCCACCGGCATCATCGAGCCGCGTCGGGTGACCGTGTCGCTGGCCGAGACTCTGCCGGGGGTGCGGCTCGTGCTCGGTGAGGTCGACGGTCTCGACCTCGACGCGCGGACGGTCCGGTACGCCGAACCGACCGGAGCGCGCGGTGAGTTGTCGTACGACCGGCTCGTCATCGCCGCCGGCAGCGTCAACAAGCTCCTGCCCGTTCCAGGAATCACCGAACACGCACACGGTTTCCGCGGGATCCCCGAAGCGATCTTCCTCCGCGACCACCTCACCGAGCAGCTCGAGCTGGCCGACGCGACCGACGACCAGCAGTCCCGGGACGCCCTGTGCACCTTTGTCGTCGTCGGCGCGGGATACACCGGCACCGAGGTCGCCGCCCATGCTGTCCTTTACACCGAGCTACTGAGGAAGCGCCACCCGCGCCTCCGTGATCAACGCATCCGATGGATGCTCCTCGACGTCGCCGACCGCGTCCTTCCGGAGCTCGACGAACGTCTCTCCCGTACGGCGGACAAGGTACTGCGCGAGCGCGGCGTCGACGTCCGGATGGGTGTCTCGATCGAGGAGGCGCTCGAGGACGGCGTACGGCTGACCGACAAGAGCTTCGTACCGACCCAGTCGCTCATCTGGTGCGTCGGCGTACGGCCCGATCCGGTCGTGGACGGGCTCGGCCTGAAGACCGACAAGGGACGGCTGGTGGTCGACGAGTACCTCCAGGTGCCAGGGCGTCCCGAGGTCTTCGCGTGCGGCGACGCGGCCGCCGTACCCGACCTAACCCGGCCGGGCGAAGTCACCCCGATGACGGCACAGCACGCCCAGCGACAAGGGAAACAAGCAGCCGACAACATCGCAGCAAGCTTCGGAACGGGCATCCCGCGGCCCTATCGCCACGAAGATCTCGGCTTCGTCGTCGACCTCGGCGGTACCCAGGCAGCTGCCAACCCGCTGCACGTGCCGCTGGCCGGTCTGCCCGCGAAGGTCGTCACCCGCGGGTACCACCTGCTGTCGATGCCCGGCAACCGCGTCCGCACCGCCGCCGACTGGTTCTTCGACGCGGTCCTGCCGCGACAGACCACCCAGCTCGGCGTCATCCCGGCCGACGAGGTGCCACTCGAGACCGCGTCACCAGAGCAGACACGCACCTGA
- a CDS encoding COG4280 domain-containing protein gives MDAATWGLIIATFVACFVEMVEATTIVMAMGYTRSWRSALIGTFAALGALAVVTLAAGYALANWLPESALQLAIGGLLLIFGLQWLRKAILRSSGRKAVHDEDAIYREEVEAAKAAGEAKQGLDLFAFMVSFKGVFLEGMEVVFIVLTFGLNANNIPAASLGAAAAVVIVLGIAIALRRPLSMINENLLKYGVGLLLASFGTYWAIEGIGIFRDGRESLNWPGHDLMILALLAAWLLLSRIFVTALRKPAAPTPAVAGDIAVEVKK, from the coding sequence ATGGACGCGGCAACGTGGGGCCTGATCATCGCGACGTTCGTCGCGTGTTTCGTGGAGATGGTGGAAGCCACCACGATCGTGATGGCGATGGGCTACACCCGGAGCTGGCGGTCGGCGCTGATCGGGACGTTCGCGGCGCTCGGTGCGCTCGCGGTGGTCACGCTGGCGGCCGGGTACGCGCTGGCGAACTGGCTGCCGGAGTCGGCGCTGCAGCTCGCCATCGGCGGACTGTTGCTGATCTTCGGTCTGCAGTGGTTGCGGAAGGCGATCCTGCGATCGTCCGGGCGCAAGGCGGTGCACGACGAGGACGCGATCTATCGCGAGGAAGTGGAGGCGGCCAAGGCGGCCGGTGAGGCGAAGCAGGGGCTGGATCTGTTCGCGTTCATGGTCTCGTTCAAGGGCGTGTTCCTCGAAGGCATGGAGGTCGTGTTCATCGTGCTGACCTTCGGTCTGAACGCGAACAACATCCCGGCCGCGAGCCTCGGCGCGGCCGCAGCCGTGGTCATCGTGCTCGGTATCGCGATCGCGCTGCGCCGCCCGCTCTCGATGATCAACGAGAACCTGCTGAAGTACGGCGTCGGCCTGCTGCTCGCGTCCTTCGGGACGTACTGGGCGATCGAGGGCATCGGCATCTTCCGCGACGGCCGCGAGAGCCTGAACTGGCCGGGTCACGACCTGATGATCCTGGCCCTGCTCGCCGCCTGGCTGCTGCTCAGCCGGATCTTCGTGACCGCGCTGCGCAAGCCGGCCGCACCCACCCCGGCCGTGGCCGGCGACATCGCCGTGGAGGTGAAGAAGTGA
- a CDS encoding AzlD domain-containing protein — translation MKLWLCVLAVSAANWLMKAAGPLALGKRQLPPAVVRITQFTAPALLAGLIVTDLGGHTVDWTELVGVGVAGILNLVRVPMLPAAVAGVVSTALVRLALT, via the coding sequence ATGAAGCTGTGGCTGTGCGTACTGGCCGTCAGCGCCGCTAACTGGTTGATGAAGGCAGCCGGTCCACTGGCACTCGGCAAGCGTCAGCTGCCACCGGCCGTCGTCCGGATCACGCAGTTCACGGCACCCGCGTTGCTCGCCGGACTGATCGTCACCGATCTCGGCGGCCACACGGTCGACTGGACCGAGCTGGTCGGAGTCGGCGTGGCCGGCATCCTCAACCTCGTCCGCGTCCCGATGCTGCCGGCCGCGGTCGCAGGTGTTGTTTCGACTGCCCTCGTCCGCCTCGCGTTGACCTAG
- a CDS encoding sensor histidine kinase — MSPIRNAISRLRRASVRSRSTAAAVVVVAIAMALGAAVLLLLLQRALITTVSDAADGRAADVSSQVAEDGVTALSTDLAKTTRATQIIQVLDSSGRIVAASSARAETTALTQLRPAADTIQRAEVGEMPLLDDDHDYLVVARGVEYAGQTYTVVVASSIQTQRDTVATVTQYLAIGFPVLLLVVGAAGWMLTGRALGPVERIRKRVQGIESSDLTERVPVPPTDDEIARLAATMNEMLDRLQAGQATQRRFVADASHELRSPLSTVAAGLDVIAPSARGQAWEDLHQLMRGEAERMRRLVENLLLLAKADDAALPMQRAEVDLDDLVDTEVLRLRSGDRLKVVADVQPVRVHGDPLRLGQLIRNLVENAALAAHTTVRLSTTERDGCAVLTIEDDGDGIPEADRRRVFERFVRLDASRARSSGGSGLGLSIVQEIIKAHDGTVTLTAAPAGGTTATVTLPLP; from the coding sequence GTGTCCCCGATACGCAACGCCATCTCACGACTGCGCCGCGCCAGCGTGCGGAGCAGGTCGACCGCTGCCGCGGTGGTCGTCGTGGCGATCGCGATGGCGTTGGGTGCCGCCGTACTCCTCCTGTTGTTGCAACGGGCACTGATCACGACGGTGTCCGATGCCGCGGACGGCCGGGCCGCGGACGTCTCCAGTCAGGTCGCCGAGGATGGGGTGACGGCGCTCAGCACGGATCTGGCCAAGACCACGCGGGCGACGCAGATCATCCAGGTCCTGGATTCCTCCGGCCGGATCGTCGCCGCATCGTCAGCCCGGGCGGAGACCACGGCGCTGACCCAGCTACGCCCCGCGGCCGACACGATCCAGCGCGCCGAGGTCGGCGAGATGCCGCTGCTCGACGACGATCACGACTATCTGGTCGTCGCGCGCGGCGTCGAGTACGCCGGCCAGACGTACACCGTCGTCGTCGCGTCGTCGATCCAGACGCAGCGCGACACGGTGGCCACAGTGACGCAGTATCTCGCTATCGGCTTCCCCGTCCTCCTGCTGGTCGTCGGCGCGGCCGGCTGGATGCTGACCGGACGGGCGCTCGGGCCGGTCGAGCGGATCCGCAAGCGGGTGCAGGGCATCGAGTCGAGCGACCTGACCGAGCGGGTCCCGGTGCCGCCGACCGACGACGAGATCGCCCGGCTGGCCGCCACGATGAACGAGATGCTCGACCGTCTGCAGGCAGGCCAGGCCACCCAACGCCGGTTCGTCGCCGACGCGAGCCACGAACTCAGGTCCCCGCTGTCGACGGTTGCCGCCGGCCTGGACGTCATCGCGCCGTCGGCGCGCGGCCAGGCGTGGGAGGACCTGCACCAGTTGATGCGTGGCGAGGCCGAGCGGATGCGCCGGCTGGTCGAGAACCTGCTCCTGCTGGCGAAGGCCGACGACGCGGCCCTGCCGATGCAGCGGGCCGAGGTCGATCTGGACGATCTGGTCGACACCGAAGTACTGCGACTGCGCAGCGGCGACCGGCTCAAGGTAGTGGCCGATGTTCAGCCGGTCCGTGTCCACGGCGACCCGCTCCGGCTCGGCCAGCTGATCCGCAACCTCGTCGAGAACGCCGCGTTAGCCGCGCACACGACCGTGCGACTCAGCACCACCGAGCGGGACGGTTGCGCGGTCCTCACGATCGAGGACGACGGCGACGGCATCCCCGAGGCCGATCGGCGCCGCGTCTTCGAGCGCTTCGTCCGCCTCGACGCCAGCCGAGCGCGGTCCAGCGGTGGATCCGGTCTCGGCCTGTCGATCGTCCAGGAGATCATCAAGGCCCACGACGGCACGGTCACCCTGACCGCGGCACCCGCCGGCGGAACCACCGCCACCGTCACGCTTCCACTGCCGTGA
- the ligD gene encoding non-homologous end-joining DNA ligase, which translates to MTTDQVRVGRRTIQLSRTDKVLFPDDGLTKGDLVSYYETVAPQMVPYLKRRPLSLERFPDGIGGQRVFQQTVPRYFPGWIETASVKRVGGAGNVKHAVVGSTAALVYLANQACITPHAWLSRADRPKNPDQLIFDLDPPGDDFPAARRAALDVHQLLTELGLPSLVKTTGGKGLHVHVLLDRTADFDQVREFAKGVAQVLVARDRKRYTTEQRIAKREGRLYLDIMRNAYGQTAVPPYAVRARSKAPVATPLDWNELDDRRLRGDRFTIRTVPRRLDQDGDPWHAASHRGRSLTRPRRQLNELLTETEALKA; encoded by the coding sequence GTGACCACCGATCAGGTCCGGGTCGGCCGTCGCACCATCCAGCTGAGCCGGACGGACAAGGTCTTGTTCCCCGACGACGGTCTGACCAAAGGCGACCTCGTCAGCTACTACGAGACAGTCGCGCCACAGATGGTCCCGTATCTGAAGAGACGTCCGTTGTCCCTCGAGCGATTCCCGGACGGCATCGGCGGCCAACGGGTCTTCCAGCAGACCGTGCCGCGATACTTCCCCGGCTGGATCGAGACCGCATCGGTGAAACGGGTCGGGGGCGCCGGCAACGTGAAGCACGCGGTCGTCGGCTCTACCGCCGCGCTCGTGTACCTGGCAAACCAGGCCTGCATCACTCCGCACGCCTGGCTGTCTCGCGCCGACCGCCCGAAGAATCCCGACCAGCTGATCTTCGACCTCGACCCGCCCGGCGACGACTTCCCCGCGGCACGTCGCGCCGCCCTCGACGTCCACCAACTCCTGACCGAGCTCGGGCTCCCCTCGCTGGTCAAAACCACCGGTGGAAAGGGCCTTCACGTCCACGTCCTCCTGGACCGTACGGCGGACTTCGACCAGGTGCGCGAATTCGCGAAGGGCGTCGCACAGGTGCTCGTCGCTCGCGACCGGAAGCGCTACACCACCGAACAGCGCATAGCGAAACGGGAAGGGCGGCTGTACCTCGACATCATGCGCAACGCCTACGGGCAGACCGCAGTACCGCCGTACGCCGTCCGAGCCCGCTCGAAAGCACCGGTCGCCACCCCGTTGGACTGGAACGAGCTGGACGATCGCCGGCTGCGCGGCGACCGGTTCACCATCCGTACAGTCCCCCGCCGCCTCGACCAGGACGGCGATCCGTGGCACGCAGCCAGTCACCGAGGCCGCTCGCTGACTCGCCCCCGGCGCCAACTGAACGAGCTGCTGACCGAGACAGAGGCGCTCAAGGCTTGA
- a CDS encoding AzlC family ABC transporter permease has protein sequence MTSPGRHSFAQGLRIGIGPGLAAGVLALNFGAEARSRGWGTALPVVFSGFAFSGSAQFTLLSSLSGATVLAAIVAAVVMNLRFLVMSVAIAPSMSGSRLTRVLQAQAIVDASFLAAHDEGDRYDIWRMVGVSVPQWICWTGGTAIGVLAAPSPDLMHRLGLDVAFPAFFIILLIDEVRRSRRAILVSVLGGMIAAGLLFVTGPSYALLGAAAATLIGLRQRRPDEAVAVRTGRQRR, from the coding sequence ATGACGTCACCCGGTCGGCACTCGTTCGCTCAAGGGCTTCGGATCGGCATCGGGCCGGGGCTCGCGGCCGGCGTACTGGCGCTGAACTTCGGCGCCGAAGCGCGGTCGCGGGGCTGGGGGACCGCGCTGCCGGTCGTGTTCTCCGGGTTCGCGTTCAGCGGCTCGGCCCAGTTCACGTTGCTCAGTTCGTTGTCCGGGGCAACGGTTCTGGCGGCGATCGTCGCGGCCGTGGTGATGAACCTGCGCTTCCTGGTGATGAGCGTCGCGATCGCCCCGAGTATGAGCGGCAGCCGGCTGACCCGCGTCCTCCAGGCACAAGCCATCGTCGACGCGTCGTTCCTGGCCGCTCACGACGAGGGCGATCGGTACGACATCTGGCGGATGGTGGGCGTCAGCGTCCCGCAATGGATCTGCTGGACCGGCGGCACCGCGATCGGCGTACTAGCCGCTCCTTCTCCGGATCTCATGCACCGGCTCGGTCTCGACGTGGCGTTCCCGGCGTTCTTCATCATCTTGCTGATCGACGAGGTACGCCGTTCCCGCCGGGCGATCCTCGTCAGTGTGCTCGGCGGGATGATCGCCGCCGGGCTGTTGTTCGTCACCGGTCCCAGCTACGCCTTGCTCGGCGCGGCCGCGGCCACCCTGATCGGACTGCGACAAAGGAGGCCTGATGAAGCTGTGGCTGTGCGTACTGGCCGTCAGCGCCGCTAA
- a CDS encoding YbhN family protein, translated as MRTSRSRLVTSILSICLTAALVVFLPRAVGATWSEVGALLVSVSPASLALLTVVWIAGLWAHSFVLAASLPGLTKRRGLTLSLTGSAVANVLPLGGAAGTALNFAMVRRWGFSSGRFGSFLAVTTLLNVVSKLGVIALALGLVPILHSASAFGSASLLLLPVPIAVAAGIGILADERVAVAIGNAVDKVIGRLRPTRLTEQLPRLRRLVLNVMRTGWRPMTAGMIAYLTLQFALLWLCFQVLQVQVGLPVLFTVLAVERLLTMVPITPGSAGVVEVGTTAALVALGADPAGAAAGLLLFRGFTYLMEIPVGGVLLAVWSWLHRRTASDARLEAVAG; from the coding sequence GTGAGAACGAGTAGATCCAGGCTGGTGACCTCCATCCTGAGCATTTGTCTGACTGCCGCGCTCGTGGTGTTCCTGCCGCGCGCGGTCGGCGCCACCTGGAGCGAGGTCGGTGCTCTTCTCGTCAGCGTTTCGCCCGCATCCCTGGCGCTCCTGACGGTGGTGTGGATCGCCGGCCTCTGGGCACACTCCTTCGTCCTGGCCGCGTCGCTGCCCGGTCTGACCAAACGTCGCGGCCTAACTCTGAGCCTGACCGGCAGCGCAGTGGCAAACGTTCTGCCGCTGGGCGGCGCCGCAGGCACGGCGCTGAACTTCGCCATGGTCCGCCGCTGGGGCTTCAGCTCGGGCCGCTTCGGCAGCTTCCTCGCGGTCACCACCCTGCTCAACGTCGTCTCCAAGCTCGGCGTGATCGCCCTCGCCCTCGGTCTGGTGCCGATCCTGCACAGCGCTTCGGCGTTCGGCTCGGCGAGCCTGTTGCTGCTACCCGTACCGATCGCGGTGGCGGCCGGTATCGGCATCCTCGCCGACGAGCGGGTAGCCGTTGCCATCGGCAACGCAGTCGACAAGGTCATCGGCAGGCTCCGGCCGACGCGACTGACCGAACAGCTCCCCAGGCTGCGACGCCTGGTCCTGAACGTGATGCGGACCGGATGGCGGCCGATGACTGCCGGGATGATCGCGTACCTCACCCTCCAATTCGCGCTGCTGTGGCTGTGCTTCCAGGTCTTGCAGGTCCAGGTCGGCCTGCCTGTGTTGTTCACCGTGCTCGCGGTGGAGCGTCTGCTCACGATGGTCCCGATCACGCCCGGCAGCGCAGGTGTCGTCGAGGTCGGTACGACGGCGGCCTTGGTCGCGCTAGGCGCCGACCCTGCAGGCGCCGCGGCTGGTCTGCTTCTGTTCCGCGGATTCACCTACCTGATGGAGATCCCGGTCGGCGGCGTACTGCTTGCCGTCTGGTCCTGGTTGCACCGTCGGACGGCATCGGATGCGCGGCTGGAAGCGGTGGCCGGGTGA